The segment ACTAATATTGACATTATGTAATTGTTCACTATGTCTATTGCACTTCTCTACGGTGTcctctcctacacacactattagAGGTttgaaatgaacatgatagagactacaCTTAGCATAAACGAGGTCCCACAATACTCAACATTCAGAATGAACACTATAGACAGCAACAAAAAGAGAAAGTCCATAAAGAAAAGATCATCAAATTCAACGTTAAATCTTAAAAAATTACCGATGAAATCAAcaagaaataaagtgtgacaagtgccactaaaaagaataaaattgatgaaagaataatttaGAAATCTGAAAATCATACTAACTCCAATGATACATCATAGCTCAAGGAAATATAGCCAACTCATCTAAATCCACATCATGAGGTGACTAATGTTAGTCACACAAgagggagtaaccgctacacaacaCCCAAGGGTATAATTGTTATCATTACATTATGTGATTTCATTGATATCAAATCCTTTGGTTCGGATTAGGTCTGGATATGGTATGATGAGAAGAAGTGTTTGATTAAGGCATATTGTGCGCTTGGAGGTTTCTTGGTTTTATTGGATGAGTTTGGTATCTCGGAAGATGATTCTCAGTATTACCTTTTTGGGTCCGGCTTTGGTGATGTATGTAACGTGTTGATATTTTGGTGATGTATGTAACATCTTGATATGTTATATGAGGAATAATGtaatatggtctacttctcattccttcccaccactagaatgtttagtggagacctatttgagATCTTTGTCTCAACCGACATTAAGAATTATGAATTTTGGAGAGTATATATAGGAATATGATTTTTGGAGAGTATATATAGGAATATGATTTTTGGAgagtatatatatgaatatgatttCATGAGTTGAGAAATGGCTTTGTGTGCTGAAAACAtgtgagattgaaagaatccagtAGTTGTGTGAGTATAGTGTCGTGGATTGTTAGCGGAAGTAGTTCTGACAGTGTAGACTATGTTTTTATGGTGggttctctttatctttctttcttcttcgacaATACACCTTTTAGAGCAGTGAGCCCACCAGCAGTGAGCCTTTCAGGGCAGCGAGCCCACCTGTAGTGAGAACCTtggcagtgagccatcctttgtaaaaatcacgtTAACCGTTGTCACCTTAACTAATGTTTATATATTGAGGattagcattctctgtggtttttcccttcttggtttttccatgtagattttggtgtttcttgtgtctgatctatttcatgcatgcattttgatgttttgttAATTCTATTAATTATTTCGGATCTATGAATTAAAGTTAGAAGAATTTTTTTATTAtcaaccaattcacccccctctcagttgcctagaTATTCAATAATTCGTATAAGAGCTATGGTTCCTTGAtataaagcttaactgcttgaggtagatcttgatatGATGACACACAagttatccattcctatctttgaaggatctgattatagcttctggaaagtgaagatgagaggttatttggtttctTTGGGTTACAATACTTGGAAGGCTATGGAAACTAAGTATGTTCTACAAGAAAATGGTCTTAACATTCcaaatgagattcaagcttatgaagaaaatgaaaaggcaaggtatgctcTCTTCAATGCATTATCAAAAATTAAATTAACTAAAGTTATCTCTTTGAATATTGTTCATGAGGTTTGGCAGAAGCTGAAAgacatctatgaagggaatgagagagtcAAGCTGACAAAGAGGTTAAAAACTAAGAGAAGATACAAAAACTTGAGGttagaaggagaagacattgtaagCTACTTTGAGAAATTTTATACTACAGTAAATGAGATCAGAGAACTTAGAGGCACCTtgagtgatgaagatgtgattgacaaaatcCTAATGACATTACCAGTAAGCTATAATGATAAGAACTCGatgattgaagaaacttatgatccaaagaAATTCAACAAAGAGCAGCTATTTGGTTCCCTGACTGCATTCAAAGTAAGGATATTTGGAAAGGATAAAGACAAGTCAGAGACTGCATTCAAGGCATTTGAAGACAGTCTGAATGATGAAGAGAGCTTGGATGAGGTGGAAGAAAACTTTatgagaaaattgaagaaaggaactgacaagtacaaaggtatgtCACCCTTTAAGTGTTTTAGTtgtggtaagattggtcatattgcaactagatCACCAGAAAAGGGAATTAGACAAAAAATTAAGGAAAACAAGTGAAAATTCAATAAGAAGGAATATTATGTAAAGGATGATGCTGGTATCTCAGATGATGAATCAAACTATGAGGATAGTGATTGCTTGTTTCTAGTAGAAAATGATATTCCTAAGTTTGATATCTCTAAGATTGTTGCTAATatatttcatgctagaagagataagaatgaatggttgattgacaaTGTATATTCAAATCGTATGACCGGTGATAAAGaaaattcataaaacttgaaagatatgatggaggttttgttaggtttggagatgatcagacaacacaaattgttggtatttgttcaattacttttgatggaaaacatatcattgacaatgtttattgtgtgaagggtttgcatcataatttcTTGAGTGTTGGGCAGATGTGTGAAAGTggatacaatgttgtttttcaggacAATGGATGTGAAGTCCAGAAGGAGTCTGAAATGATCATTACAGctggaagaaggacaaatggaaatatgtaccAGTTGAAAGGAGCTACAAAACACTActtgatatcacaacttgatgaTGACTGGCTATGGCActgaaggatgtgtcatatcaattttgacaacttgatATAGATTAGTTCAAGGAGTACAATAAGAGACTTGCCCAGATTGACTAAACTAGAGTAACATCTGcagggaatgtcaaataggaaagaagACTAGAAGCACATTTAGAGGAAAGGAGTACTCATCCACCAGATTACTGGATTTGATTCACGCAGATCTTTGTGGTTCGACTTGGACAAGGAgcctacaaggtgagaggtatatcatgttactgattgatgattattctagaatgacttgggttgcatttttgtgagagaaatctgaggcattagaaaagttcaagatattcaaagaaaaaattgaaaatgagGTTGATAGGaagatcaagtgtttaaggtctgaAAGAGGAAAATAATTTATCTTGGATGAGTTCAATGACTTATGTGAGAATCATGGCATCAAAATACAAATatctgctccccgaacacctcagcaaaatggtgtagttgaaagaatGAACTGAACTATACaagaagtagctagaaccatgataAAAGGAGCAAAGTTACTAGAAGTTTATTGGAAAGAATTAATTCATACAACATACACACTTAACAGAAAGTATCGAAGGAAgtatggtaagacatcttatgtattatggtatggtagaactccgacaatgaaatatttcaaagtttttggaagtaagtgctatattaggagagatgaggataatcttggaaagtttgataaaagagaagatgaagacatattatTGGTTTATTCAACAAAGAACAAAGAATATCGATGTTACAAAAAAAGATTGAATAAGATTTGAAAATTCAagtgtgaaagttgatgagaataCTTCAAAGGATTCAGAGATAGTAGCAGGATATGAATCAGATGAGTctgcaaaaaaggaaaagaaagaagaaagcaggagtgaagaaaagaaagatcaagatgCTTTGACATCTgcatccaagactccaaggtatgtccaAAAGAATCACTCAGAAGAATAGACCATCAGAGACAAGAGTAAAGGttttatcacaagaagcaaagcaacacaAGAATAGGTCTTGTGTTTGCTATATGAAACTGAGCCAAAGATAGTGGAAGAAGCTTGTAATGATCGAAACTGGATGAAagcaatgaaagaggaactagatcaaattgagaaaaactagacatgggaattagtcaacCTACcagaagataagaatgtgattggaactaagtgggtatccCGAAATAAGCTAGATGTAGATGGAAATGTTGTAATAAATAAGAAAAggttggtctgcaaaggatacactcagattgaaggaattgactttgatgaaacttatACCCCAGTTTCAAGAATGGAGGCAATTTGGATGTTCTtggcatttgcagcattcaaagaattgaagtttatcaaatggatgtgaaatcaacattcctgaatggagaattgaaagaagaaaattacATTGAACATTGAGAAGGATTAAAGTTGAGAGaagatccaaacattgtttgtagattaaaaaaggctttgtatggaccGAAACAAGCTCTTAGAACTTGGTCTAGGGGACTAGACAAGTATCTAACTGATCAAATATTTCAGAAGGGTTCAATGAACAACAACCTTTACTTTAAGACAAATTTACGTAAAATCCTAATTGtagtagtatatgttgatgatataatatttagaGGAAATGAAGCCATGTGCAAAAGATTTGCTTATGAGAtgtaaaaataatttgaaatgtcaatgattggtgagttaaattatTTCCTTAGATTGCAAGTTAATTAGAATGATAAAGGatttttcatttctcagtctaagtatgtcaaggaactattaaagaagtttgggctagagaattctaaaccggtatgtacacctatgactaccaaATGCAAGTTAACTAAAGATGAAAAATCACCTCAGGTAGACATAAGTTGATATATATCAATGATTTGGggactattatatttgactgctaccaaaCTAGATACCATGTACACAGTATGTTTGGTAACAAGGTTTTAGCAAGAactaaaagaatcacatgttgtggcagtaaaaaTGATTTTTCAGATATCTTAAAGGCACATAAGAATTTGGTTTTTGGTATCCCAGGAGCTCATATTTTACCCTTATAGCTTACATAAATGCAAACTAGGCCAgaagtgttgatgacaggaaaagtacaagtggaggaacATTATTCCTTGGCTCCCAGTTAGTttcttggtcgagtaagaagcaagaCTCTGTGTCTCTATCTAtgacaaaagaaaaatatattgcaacatcttcttgttgcactcaaattctatggatgaagcagaatttgaaggacattggtgtaaagtttgatgaccATATTtaaattatgtgtgataatactagtgcaataaatatttcaaagaatttggtacaacattctagaacaaagtATACATCTAtcaggtatcacttcttgagagaaaaagttcaaGATAATGAGGTCAGAcctgagtatgtacctacaaaagagaagattgtagacctattcactaaggcattgtgcaaagatacttttgagtatctctggtaGAATTTATGGGTATTACCCCTCCCaagtttgaactaatgtgcatcatagttgtgcattggtccagtgagcCATGGTACATCCAAAAATTCATCAATCATTTCTTCTCAACCTCCAAGGCCTTAATAAAGGTCTCTCCAAGCCCCTCAACCGATTccaattataattttataatttgaattaggtagccgttggagggagattagttacaaattgacaacaaaagttatcatccaaacttgacaactttgcacaaGACTTGAAAATCTATGTCATTTGCCTCTGTAACCTATTAGGACACACCATAAACCTTACCAATAGGCCACATGGTGCAGAGCACCTTCTACTACACCTCTATTTCAAGCAAGGTTCATAGCCATGGTGGTGTCTACATGTTCACTAGcgatgtaataatgggttggatcaatgaaCACCCTTGATGTAATTGAGTCAATAATcccttaggtgagcatataaacctagaggtctattaggccatgaaggcttggaatttggatttttagTGTTGCTacgtctaggatgttgtcttaggtgtttggagtccaataattataaataatgaccttggatgtatTTCCATAAGTTCTAAGTGTTTAATAACCaatgttgtcctaagttgcaaaatgttgcatttgttgtcaagcaacttttcaaagttgccggtaggatgccaactactttTCCAACGTTCCTAACTATTCAAAAGCTAGTTATGGATGTTGGGaaaggtttatatatgcttggaCAACCGTGGGAAAGGTTggttgaaggttttgtaaattttggtggagaaagtgaatagaacaagtctgATTTTGCCATAACAGTGAAATTTTTCCGTATTGTCCATACAAGGTATGAGATCTACTaatgaaattttgatttaattgGAAAGAGCCCTAAAatacccttccaatgcatttggtctgACCTCTTGAAGTGAATTTTGGAGGAAGGTATAAGCGTTTTACCCTCTGcaggtctgaaaccctccattttcaaggatTACAATGCAAATGGGGACCTAACTTGCAATTTACTCATTGGGTTCTGATGGCCATTGGTAGAATGAAAGTTAAGGGCATTTATTTTGAGATTCCAGAGGGGTGAGGttagaggagttggttggtaaTCTTACCACTAGGCCCTAGTCTAAATTGTTTAAGGGTTTAGATTAGAATAGaatgagtttcattgagcatagaatgagtaatgatgagatgatgagttaaATTAATGGAATTGTAGTATTTGGACATATAAGAAATCTCCTAAAGAGTTGGAACCTTCCCATGAccccattctcatatacctcctttgtaaaattgacctaacttgatcaattaggcctgtgacccaagtaggtgttgaagagtgcaggaatagggtggaaATCCAATATTTTGCAATATGATAGTAGCCCCAAAAGAGTGTCTGAAACCTAATTTTTTTTGGGGTGTTGTTTAGTATAATTTGGATAAAATTCCAAAAAGACAATAAAATAGGGTTACTAGCCAGTAGGCCTGTTTAAGTCTCAAAAGCCAATACTTGTCTTGTGCTCCAAAGTACCATTGTGGGATATCTTAGTAGGTTTTAGGAAGTGTGTATAAGTTTTATACCATCCCTTGCTAGGGGTAAGAGTCTGATTTCACATTTGAGGTGTGGTTGTAGCCTTGAGAGAGACTCAAGGGATAAAAGACCAAGGTGTGTGTGTGGGTTTGTCACCTTATTGTTGCCAACCTCTGCATCACCACATAGGAGAAAAAATACAATTCTTACCTCAATTAGgcattttggatgtcatttgaccatggttgaccaagtAGGTCCTAAGAAGTTCACACTAAAAAATGGCACCAAAGCCTTACATggataatcaaaacaaaatgaatggtcttgaaagaccttattacaaATCAAAAGCATTCAAGGAACCTACAAAAACCTCTAAAAGCCTTCAtttctcaaatggtcttcaaatcctgcaaggtgctcctacaccatactcctggGGGGCATagaaaactcaagtctcttgaggaaTGAGGTTTGCAACGGAATGCCCATTCTTTTTAATGTCATCTTCTATCATCCACATGGCATCTTCTGTAGGTAGGCAACTCCACTTGACAATTTACTCCTTATAAGTcttctttctagtcttcttgaccaccttggtgtccaagatgctCTCCAATTGCAAGGGTTGGCTAGGTGGTAGATCCTTAACCCaaccttcatctccttctgattgcAAACCTGCATCTGAACCTACACCATCACCTTTGTAAGGAAAAAAATATGAAACATTTAAAATGGGAGGTATTCCTAAGCCTtgaggaagttcaatctcataggcattaggACCAAACTTATGTACAATCCGACATGGACCAATATTTTTCATGAGAAACTTGGTTGGCTGCccctttggaagtctctctttcttCAAGTGTGGCATCGCCAATTCTCCCGCCTTATACTGCACCTCTCTCTTCCTCTCATTTGCTTTCTCTTTGTACTTTTCAG is part of the Cryptomeria japonica chromosome 10, Sugi_1.0, whole genome shotgun sequence genome and harbors:
- the LOC131858901 gene encoding uncharacterized protein LOC131858901 is translated as MRGYLVSLGYNTWKAMETKYVLQENGLNIPNEIQAYEENEKARYALFNALSKIKLTKVISLNIVHEVWQKLKDIYEGNERVKLTKRLKTKRRYKNLRLEGEDIVSYFEKFYTTVNEIRELRGTLSDEDVIDKILMTLPVSYNDKNSMIEETYDPKKFNKEQLFGSLTAFKVRIFGKDKDKSETAFKAFEDSLNDEESLDEVEENFMRKLKKGTDKYKDDESNYEDSDCLFLVENDIPKFDISKIVANIFHARRDKNEWLIDNMCESGYNVVFQDNGCEVQKESEMIITAGRRTNGNMYQLKGATKHYLISQLDDDWLWH